The proteins below come from a single Anderseniella sp. Alg231-50 genomic window:
- a CDS encoding adenylate/guanylate cyclase domain-containing protein, producing the protein MRALLVSDVEGYTRMMSENEEEAHELTSGCLNLFRNLIDQHRGVFIKSTGDGVMIEFNSVTDAVFYGINIQKLLKEHVKDVPENRRPVFRIGVHLGEIMHEGGDVYGHSVNVAARIEQYADPSGICVSEVVYELVRHKLHFGFECIGPRELKNVELPITLYKVREDASTSVMPAAMRKPEKKLELPSRPSIAILPFVNMGGSEDSGFFSDGMSEDIITSLSKFEELFVISRNSSFVYKDLNVPAKQIATELGVRYILEGSVRFAGERLRVSAQLVDGQTGHHLWAEKYDRKFEDIFELQDNVTKLIVSTLASRLKFAEATRRNELETQNLEAYSDLLHGREFLLKYTAEDNAKAQEMFLSSFDRDSTYAPACAGYARARNYDWQFGWGDKHETGLDDAVKWAEKAVTLDRSSARAHAELGFNLLFKKEVASAIKELRSALELNPNDSDILAELAEAITYNGQLEEAVELLNQAMRLNPYHPDWYLWYLADAYFAMKRYNDVINSLERMANPAMGCRLLAASHAYLGNEEKMLFHKEQVLSMQPDFSVNDWVNKQPEMNPEETDHFAEGLLKAGLPA; encoded by the coding sequence TTGAGGGCTTTACTGGTCTCAGATGTTGAAGGGTATACCCGGATGATGTCTGAGAACGAGGAGGAGGCCCACGAGCTTACTTCCGGTTGCCTGAACCTGTTCAGGAACCTGATCGACCAGCACCGCGGTGTGTTCATCAAATCTACCGGCGATGGCGTAATGATCGAGTTCAACTCGGTTACAGACGCTGTGTTTTATGGCATCAACATCCAGAAGCTGTTGAAAGAACACGTAAAAGACGTTCCCGAAAACAGGCGCCCGGTGTTTCGAATTGGTGTACATCTCGGCGAGATCATGCATGAAGGCGGCGATGTTTACGGCCATAGCGTGAATGTCGCGGCGCGTATTGAGCAATATGCGGATCCGAGCGGCATTTGTGTATCCGAAGTCGTTTATGAACTGGTCCGCCATAAATTGCACTTCGGTTTTGAATGTATTGGTCCGCGTGAACTCAAAAATGTCGAATTACCCATTACACTGTACAAGGTTCGCGAGGACGCAAGCACTTCCGTGATGCCTGCGGCAATGCGAAAACCTGAAAAAAAGCTCGAATTGCCGAGCAGGCCGTCCATAGCCATCCTGCCTTTCGTCAATATGGGTGGGTCCGAAGACAGTGGTTTCTTTTCCGACGGCATGAGTGAAGACATCATCACCAGCCTGTCAAAATTTGAAGAACTGTTTGTCATATCCAGGAATTCATCATTTGTTTACAAAGACTTAAATGTCCCTGCAAAGCAAATTGCAACAGAACTCGGTGTACGGTACATTCTCGAAGGCAGTGTCAGATTTGCCGGTGAGCGGTTGCGTGTCTCCGCGCAGCTCGTGGATGGCCAAACCGGCCATCATCTGTGGGCAGAAAAATATGACAGAAAATTCGAAGATATCTTCGAATTACAAGACAATGTGACAAAACTCATAGTTTCGACTCTGGCAAGCAGGTTAAAGTTCGCTGAAGCAACCCGGAGAAATGAATTGGAAACACAGAATCTGGAAGCCTACAGCGATTTGCTGCACGGACGCGAGTTCCTGCTCAAATACACGGCCGAAGACAACGCCAAGGCGCAGGAAATGTTCCTGTCCTCGTTCGATCGAGACTCAACCTATGCGCCCGCATGTGCGGGGTATGCCCGCGCGCGCAATTATGACTGGCAGTTTGGCTGGGGCGACAAGCACGAGACGGGGCTGGACGACGCGGTCAAATGGGCCGAGAAAGCCGTCACTCTGGACCGCTCAAGTGCGCGGGCGCATGCAGAACTGGGCTTCAACCTGTTGTTCAAGAAGGAAGTGGCGTCTGCCATAAAAGAACTGCGCAGCGCGCTGGAGCTCAATCCGAATGACAGCGACATACTCGCAGAACTGGCAGAAGCAATCACCTATAATGGCCAGCTTGAAGAGGCGGTTGAGTTGCTCAACCAGGCCATGCGGCTGAATCCATACCATCCCGATTGGTATCTGTGGTATCTGGCCGACGCTTATTTCGCCATGAAACGTTACAATGACGTGATCAATTCCCTGGAGCGGATGGCAAATCCGGCGATGGGCTGCAGACTGCTGGCCGCCAGCCATGCCTATCTGGGAAATGAGGAAAAGATGCTCTTTCACAAGGAGCAGGTGTTGTCGATGCAGCCTGACTTTTCCGTCAATGACTGGGTGAACAAGCAACCGGAAATGAATCCGGAAGAAACCGATCATTTTGCCGAAGGTTTGCTGAAAGCCGGACTGCCGGCCTGA